The window TCTGCCATTGTGTGGTCCTCTCGTCGCGTGGTGCTTACCCGGTATAACGCGTCGAGTTGGGAGGATCATCCGAGGCGGCTATGACGGAGCACAACTCACAGTCTATCTTCAGCGATCAGGGCCGAAAATCCGCAGCGCGAGATCGGCACGGTCGGTCACGATGCCGTCGACCCCCATCCCGATCAGCCGACGCATGTCCGCCTCGTCGTTGACGGTCCACACGTGGACTTCCACGCCCGCACGGTGTACCGCATCGAGGAAGCGCGGGGTCACGACACGGATGCGGTTCTGATACTCCGGAACCTGGAGGGCGTCGATACCCGCCAGCGTGCGGCGCACGAGCCGGTGGGAGCCGGTGACGGCTGCCGCGGCGACACGCGCAACCAAGGTCGCTCCGGCGGACGTGGCGGGCAGGAGGGTCGGCCGAGCGCGTGCCGCCGCCGCGAGGGCCGTTCGGCGGCGGCGCTCCGAGAAGCTCGTCAGCAGGACGCGCTCCGCCGCGCCCGCGGCGAGTCGCCCGGCGGGTTCGGCGGCCGCATCCGCCTTGACGTCGATATTGAAGCGCACGTCGGGAAAGCTCTGCAGGGCCTGTTCGAAGCTCGCGAGTCCGCCGCGATCGGCCATGAGATCTTCCAGCTCGCGCAGCGTCACATCGCGGACCAGGCGGGGATCGCCGGCTACCCTCGACAGGTCGTCGTCGTGGAAGAGGACGACCGCGCCGTCGCGTGTGAGATGACAGTCCGACTCCACGTAGGCAGCGCCGGCCGCATGAGCGGCGGCGATCGCTGCGAAGGAGTTCTCGACCATCTCAGGACTTCCCAGGGGCACGAGTCCTCGATGAGCGAGGACCCGGGGCAGAGGTGTGCCACTCAGGTACGGATGCGTCACGGCGCCCACGTTATCGCGCGCGACGCGGAGCGGGGATTGGTAGGGTCGGGTGTCGCCTCGATGCGCCGTTTCGGCGCACGGTGATGCCCCTTCGCGCAAGATTCAGGAGTGCCCGTGACCGATTCGCTCACCCCCCTCGCCGCCGGTTCCCTCGCCGGCAAGACCGCCCTTGTGACCGGATCGTCGCGCGGTATCGGAGCCGACACCGTGCGGTACTTCGCGCAGGCCGGCGCGAACGTGGTCATCAACTTCCGCAACAAGGCGCCACGTGCCGAGAAACTCGCCGCACAGCTGCGTGAGCTCGGCGTGCAGGTGCTCGTCGTCGGAGCCGATCTGACGGACGCGGAGTCCGTCCAGGCGATGTTCTCCGAGGTGGAGCGCACGTTCGGCTCGCTCGACATCCTCGTGCTCAACGCTTCGGGCGGCATGGAGGGCGGCATGGCCGCGGACTACGCCCTGCAGCTGAACCGGGACGCCCAGGTGCGCGTGCTCGAGACGGCACTGCCTCTGCTGGGTTCGGGTTCGCGCGTCGTCTTCGTCACGAGCCACCAGGCGCACTTCATCCACACGACGCCCACCATGCCCGAGTACGAGCCGGTCGCGCTCTCCAAGCGCGCCGGTGAGGATGCGCTCCGTGAGCGGATCCCGGCGCTCTCCGAGCGCGGCATCGAGTTCGTCGTCGTCTCGGGCGACATGATCGAGGGCACCATCACGGCGACGCTCCTGGAGCGCGCGAACCCCGGCGCCATCGCCTTGCGCCGAGAGGATGCCGGCAAACTCTACAACGTGTCCGAGTTCGCGGCAGAAGTCGCCCTCGCGGCGGTGGACCCGGTGCCCGCGGACAACACGCGCCTCGTGGGGGAGACCAGCTCCTTCGTCGCCGAGTGAGCATGCAGAACGCCCCCGGATCCTTCGATCCGGGGGCGTTCTCGCGTTGTCAGGCGCGGCCGAAGGAGAAGGCGCGCACGATCTGGATGATGCCCAGAATCACGAGCGAGGCGCCGACGAACAGCCACAGCAGCGCCACATAGAGCGGCGAGAACACGAGGATGACGCCCGCGATCAGGCTCATCACCGCGAAGAAGATGGTCCAGCCCCGCGACGCGCTGTTTCCCAGCGTCGTCAAGGCGACGATGCCCTCCACGATCCAGGTGATGCCGATGAACACCCCGACGAAGATCGCCAGGAACACCGTGGTGTCGCCGAGGTTCGCGAGCGCGATGATTCCCGCTGCGACGAACAGCAGACCGAGAACGATGTGACCCACGCGGGACCATCCGCCGAGGGTCTTCGAGAAGATGCCGAGACCGGCGTACACCAGGCCGGATGCGATGGCGTAGACGGCAATGATCGCGGTTCCCACCGCGGCCGTCTTCAGCGGCCACACGAGGATGAGGATGCCGACGATCAGGGCGATCGCGCCGCCGATGCCGAAGGCGGTGCGGATGCCGTTGACGAAGGTCTTGTCGGCGCTGGGAGTGACGGTCTCGGACATGTCCTACTCTTTCTGAGAAGAAGCTGAGTGTATGTGTCCACCGTAGCGCGGCGCGGCGGCGCAGGGGAGTGGTGTGCGACTCAGTCCGTCACAGCAGGAGCACGATCCCCAACAGGACGGGCACGCTGCCGACGGTCGTCAGGAAGATCGTGTCGCGCGCGACGGTCTCGCCCACGGCATAGCGCTGGGCGTAGTTGAACACGTTCTGCGCCGTCGGCAGAGCCGCGAGCACTGTGACGATGACGACCTCGTGCGCAGAGAGCCCGAAGAGCGTCGCCAGGGTCCACGCGGCCGCCGGCATCGCGAACAGTTTGAGCGCGCTCGCGATCAGCACCTCACCGCGGCGGCCGGCATCCGACAGGACGCGTTGACCGTGGAGCGAGATGCCGTAGCTGATCAGCAGAATGGGGACGCACGCGTTCGCAATCAGCAGTGCAGGCTCCAGCACGATGGGCGGAAGCGCGATGCCCGAGACCGACACGAGCGTACCGAGCGCCGAACCGATCACGATGGGATTGCGAGCCGTCCGGCGCAGCATGCGCCAGAAGGATCGCGTGCCGGTCGTGGCGGCATCCAGGATCGCGAGCGCGATGGGCGTCAACAGGAGCAGTTGCATCAGGATGACCGGCGCCGGATAGGCGGCACTGCCCAGCAGATACAACGACAGGGGTATCCCGATGTTGTTGGAATTGACCTGACCGGCTGACAGCGCTGAGATCGTCGCATCCGCGACGCTTCGTCGCCACACGAAGCGCGAGAGGAGCCATTGCAGCCCGATGATCACCACAGCGGCGATGGTCGACACCGGAAGCAGTGCGGAGAACAACGTCGTGATGTCCGCCTGGCTGAGCACGGTGAACAAGAGGAACGGTGAGAGCACGTAGAACGTGAGCCGACTCAGCACATGCCGTGCGTGCGGGCCAAGCAGATCGACGCGCCCGATGACGTAGCCGACGATGATGGCGGTGCCGACGACGGCGAATCCGGTCAACGTCTCCAGCACGCCTTCAGCCTATGGTGCGCCTGCACGCGATCCGGTGCGCTCCCGCGCGCCGACTGCGTTCCCGCGAACTCGGTGTACTTACCGATAATGCACATTATGTCATTACACGAATCGGATGCTCCCACGCGATCCGCTCTCCGAAAGCCCGGCTGCGTGAGCTGAGCCGCTGTTCAGTGGGATCCGCTGAGGTCCACGCCCATCTGCACGCGGGGCCCGAAGCGGTCGAGCCCGAGCCGTTCCTCCGTCTCGACGAGCATGCGGTGGAAGTCGTCGTCCGGCTCCTCGATCGCGAATCCCGCGGATGCGTAGAACGGCGCGTTCCATGGCACGTCGGCGAACGTCCGCAGCGTCAGCCTGTCGTATCCGGCGTCGCGCGCCGCGACCTTCGCCGCTTCGACGAGCGCGCGTCCGATGCCGCGACCGCCAAACGCCGGGAGAACGGACACCTGCTCCAGATGCGCGCCGCCGTCGAACTCGAGAACGTGCACGAAGCCGACGACAGAGCCGTCCTCCTCCACGGCCACCAGGATCATGCCTCCGTCGGCGAGCCGCTCGGCATCCGTCGGGGCCGGGTGCCACTGATCTGGTTCGAGAAGCTCCACGAGGAGCGCGTCGGCCTCGTTCTCGACCCGCTCGAGGTGCGGAAGGTCGGCCGCGACGGCGGGGCGGATCTGCACGGGCATCCCCTCATCGTACGACGGTGACGCAGCCGACTACGCTCGAGCACATGCCCTCCGACCCCACGCCCGACACCCGACGGGTCGAGTTCGACCTGCGCAAGCCGCGCTTCGCCTTCTACGCCGTGCGACCGACCGTCGTGATCGGCGGCCGCGGGCAGCCGGCGCAGTGGGGCCGCGGCACCTGGCAGGTGTCTTCGACGCAGTCCGAGCGCATCGGCGTGTTCCTGTTCAACCGGGTCTGGCGCTTCGGCTCGGCCGTCATCGATCTCGAACCCGCCTCGCGGGCGTTGCTTGTCTACCGCGCGCCAGTCCTGCCGTTCGGTCGGGGACGGCTCTCCACGACGGCCACTCCCCCGCGCTGACGACGTCCCGCGCCGAGGGGGTATCAGAAGCACGAACGGATGTCGGATGCCGCGCATACGGTGGCGCCATGGTCCGCTACGTCTACTGCACCGCATCCACTCTCGACGGCTTCCTCGCCGATGACGCGGACAGCCTCGACTGGCTGCTCACCGTGCCCGGCGCCGACGGAGCCACCGCCTTCGCCGCATTCCTCGATGGCGTGGGCGCGCTCGTGATGGGATCGACGACCTTCGACTGGGTGCACCGCCATGAGCGCCTCGACGAGAACCCCGAGCGCTGGCGCGACGCCTATGCAGAGCGCCCCGCGTTCGTCTTCAGCTCGCGCGAGGTCGCACCGGTTGCCGGTGCCGATATACGCCACGTCCGCGGAACCGTCTCGTCGCATCTCGTCGAGATCGACGCGGCGGCCTCGGGGCGGGACGTCTGGATCGTCGGCGGTGGCGACCTCGCAGGTCAGTTCGCTGACATCGGCCGTCTGGACCGCATCATCGTGACGTACGCTCCGGCGACCCTCGGATCGGGACGCCCCCTGCTGCCGCGACGGCTGGACTCCGCGCGATTGCGCGTCGAGGAAACCGCCATGGACGGACCTTTCGCGCAGATCACGCTGTCGGTGTCACCGTGACCCAGTCCCCGAACTTCGGCACGCGGCCGTCACCTGACGAGCGGCCCGTGAGGCGGCGCTGAACCCAGGGCCCCACATGTGTGCGGTAGTACGCCACGCCGGAGCTCGCGCGTGCGGCGGACTCGGCGGGAAGCGACCACCACGTGGGATCCGGCGTCTCTCCGAGAGCGTCCAGCACGCGTGCAGCGACGCGGTGGTGGCCGCGTGCGCTCATGTGCAGGCGATCGTCCGACCAGTAGCCCCGTGACGACAGCTCGGTGTCTGGCCAGTTCAGCGCCTGGACAACGTCCGGCCGGTTCTCGATGCGCGAGACGACCGCGGCCGACAGCTCGTCACCGCGGCGCTGGATGAGGCGACCCATCGGCAGATGCGGCGCGGGATTCGCGCCGCTCAGCACGATGAGGGTCACTCCCTCCTCATCGCACCGGCGCAGCACCTGATCGAAGGCATCCGCCAGGTGCGAGATCGCGGTACGCGGTCGCAGCATGTCGTTACCGCCGCCGTTGAAGGAGAGATGCGTCGGCCCCAGCGCGAGCGCGGCCTCCAGCTGCTCCGCGACGATCGGCCAGATCAGCTTTCCGCGGATCGCGAGGTTCGCATAGGAGATGTCGTGACCGAGCGAGTTCGCCCAGCCCTGGGCGGTGAGGTCCGCCCAGCCGCGCACACGACCGTCCGGAAGTTCGTCCCCCACTCCCTCGGTGAAGGAATCGCCGATCGCGACGTACCGGATCTCGGGCACGCTTCCCCCTGTTCCGTCGGCTCCCTGCGCCGCACCTGTCGAGCCTACTCGCCGGTCTCGGCCAGCAACTCACGTACCCGCGGGGCCACCTTGGTGCCGTAGAGCTCGATCGAGTGCAGCATCTTCTCGTGTGCGAGGGTGCCGTTCGAGAACTTCAGGTCGAACCGGTCGATTCCGAGGGTCCGCACGGTCGCGGCGAGCTTGCGAGCCACTGTCTCGGGCGAGCCGGCGTAGACGGCGCCGTCGGGTCCGACATCGTTCTGGAACTGCGCGCGGCTGTACGGGGGCCAACCGCGTTCGCGGCCGATGGCGTTGCGGTTGGCTTCCATCGCGGGGTACATCTCGTCCCACGCCTGCTCGTCCGTGTCGGCGATGTGGCCCGGCGAGTGCACGCCGATGGGCAGACGTGGGGAACCCATCGCGTCACGCGTGCGGTGGAACAGGTCGACGTACGGACGGAATCGTGCTGCCGCTCCCCCGATGATCGCGAGCATCAGCGCGTACCCCCGGTGCGCGGCGCGTACGACGGACTCCGGCGAGCCGCCCACGCCCACCCACGCACGGAAGCCGTTCTCCGTCTTGGGGAACACGTCGGCGTTGTTCAGAGCGGCGCGGGTCCTTCCCTGCCACGTGACGGGCGTCTCTTCGCGCAGCCTGCTGAACAGATCGAGACGCTCGTCGAAGAGCACCTCGTAGTCGGCGAGGTCGAATCCGAAGAGCGGGAACGACTCGATGAACGACCCACGCCCGAGGATGACCTCGGCGCGTCCGTTCGAGACCGCATCCAGTGTCGCGAAGCGCTCGTACACGCGCACCGGGTCGTCTGAGGAGAGAACCGTCACTGCGGTGCCGAGATGGATGTCGCGCGTCCGGGCCGCCGCGGCAGCCAGAACGATCTCCGGGCTCGAGACGGCGAACTCCTTGCGATGGTGCTCCCCCACGCCGAAGAACGCCAGCCCGACCTCGTCGGCCCGCACCGCCTGCTCGACCACATTGCGGATCGTCTGAGCGTCCGTCAGGGGCACACCCTGCTCGTCCGCGGTGACGTCACCGAACGTGTCCAGTCCGAACTCCACGGTCATCGCGACCACCTTTCATTCAGACGGATACAACTCGCGGGTGGGTCTCACCATTCCCTCAGTGCGCACGCAGCGCATCGCGCAGCGTGTCGAGACCGACCCCGCCGATGTCGAGCGCCCGCTTGTGGAACTGCTTGATGGAGAACGCCTCACCCTGCGTCTCACGCGCATCGTCGCGGATCTGCTCCCAGATCCGCTGACCGACCTTGTACGAGGGCGCCTGGCCCGGCCAGCCGAGGTAGCGGTTGACCTCGAACTGGATGAACGCGTCCGGCATGTTCACGTTCTGCCGCATGAAGGCGAGCGCGAAGTCGTGATCCCAGACGCCGTCGCCGTCCGGGCGCTGCTTGCCGAGGTGCACACCGATGTCGAGAACCACCCGGGCTGCCCGCATCCGCTGACCGTCGAGCATGCCCAGTCGGTCGGCGGGATCGTCGAGGTACCCCAGCTGCTCCATGAGCCGCTCCGCATACAGCGCCCAGCCTTCGGCGTGGCCGGACGTTCCGGCCAGCAGACGCCGCCACGAGTTGAGCTGCGCACGGTTGTAGACGGCCTGCGCGATCTGCAGATGATGGCCCGGTACGCCCTCGTGGTAGACCGTGGTGAGCTCGCGCCACGTGTCGAACTCGGTGACGCCTTCGGGCACCGACCACCACATGCGGCCCGGTCGGGAGAAGTCGTCGGTCGGGCCGGTGTAGTAGATCCCGCCCTCCTGCGTCGGCGCGATCATGCACTCGAGCCGGCGGATCGGCTCCGCGATGTCGAAGTGGGTGCGGCCGAGCTCGGCCACGGCGCGGTCGCTCGTCGCCTGCATCCACTCCTGCAGCGCCTGGGTGCCGTGCAGCTTGCGCGACGGGTCCGCCTCGAGATGGGCGACGGCCTCGGCGACGCCGGCGCCGGGCAGGATCTCGTTCGCGATGGCCTCCTGCTCGGCGACCATCCGGGCCAGTTCCTCGATACCCCACTCATACGTCTCGTCGAGGTCGATCTCGGCGCCCAGGAAACGACGCGAATGCAGCGCGTACAGCTCGCGCCCCACCGCATCCTGCTCGCCGGCGGCGGGGGCGAGCTCCGTGGACAGGAAACGTGCAAGATCGTCGTACGCGACGCGAGCGGCGCCGGACTGGTCGGCCAGCTCGCGAGCGAGGGATGCGGGCAGCTGCCCCTCGGCGGGGGCGGCATCGCCGGCGTACGTCGCGAAGAACCCGGTCTCCGCGGTGTACCGCTCGATCTGGGTGACGACCTCCAGAACCTGACGACGTGCGGGGACCGTGCCCGCCGCGATGCCCGCACGGAGAGTGGCGATGTAACCGTCGACGGCCTCGGGGAGAGCCTGAAGACGACGGGCGACGACCTCCCAGTCCTCCACCGTGTCGGTGGGCATGAGATCGAAGACGGAGCGGATGTCCTGGGCGGGCGACGCGATGACGTTGAGGTCTCGCAAACCGGCCTGTGCATCGTGCAGCTCGAGGTCCAGCCGGAGCTCACGCGACAGGTCGGCCTTCGTCACGCCGTCGATGTCGTCGACGGGAGCGGTCGCTTCGAGCTCGGTGAGCGTGCGGCGAGCGGCGTCGGCGTAGCGCTCGGCGCCTTCGGGCGAGTAGTCACCGAATCGGTCGTTGTACTCGAACCGGCCGATGTACGTGGCGGTCGTGGGCGACAACTCGGCCACCGTGTCGACCCACGCGTCGGCGATGGCGTCGATGGGAGTGGAGGGACGGGACGTTTCACTCATGGATTCGAGCCTACGCCGACGGCCGTCACGCTTCAGTGCCCGGCCGCGTTCCAATCAGCGCCTCGCCCGATCTGCACATCGAGCGGGACGGTGAGCTGCGCCGCATCCCCCATGCGCGCGCGCACGATCTCCTCGACCTGGTCCCACTCCCCCGCCGCGACCTCGACGACCAACTCATCGTGGATCTGCAGCAGCACGCGCGACGCCAGCCGGCGCTCCTGGAACTCCGTGTGGATGCGGAACAGGGCGATCTTCATGATGTCGGCAGCGCTCCCCTGGATCGGGGCGTTGAGCGCCGCACGCTCCGCGTTCTCGCGCAGCACCCGGTTGGGGCTGGCGAGGTCGGGGAACGGGCGGCGCCGCTTGAAGATCGTCTCGGTATAGCCGTCTTCACGGGCCTTCTCGACGGATGCGCGCAGGTAGTCGCGCACGGCACCGAACCGTGCGAAGTACTCGCCCATCAGCTGCTTGGCCTCGGACTGCTCGATGCGTAGCTGCTTCGAGAGGCCGAACGCAGACAGTCCGTAGACGAGTCCGTACGACATCGCCTTGACCTTCGTGCGCATCTGCGACGTGACTTCCTCAGGAGTCACGCCGAACACGCGCGCACCGACGAAACGGTGCAGATCTTCGCCGGTGTTGAACGCCTCGATCAGACCGGGGTCCTCCGAGAGGTGCGCCATGATGCGCATCTCGATCTGCGAGTAGTCGGCGGTGAGGAGGGTTTCGTAGCCCGCGCCCACCTGGAAGGCGGAGCGGATGCGGCGGCTCTCCTCGGTGCGGATCGGAATGTTCTGCAGATTGGGGTCGGTGCTCGACAGACGGCCCGTCTGCGACCCCGTCTGCAGATAGGTCGTGTGAATCCGCCCGTCGGATGCGATCGCCGCATCCAGCGTCTCGATGATCTGACGCAGCTTCGTCGCTTCACGGTGCTGCAGCAGCAGGTCGAGGAACGGATGCGGGTGCGACTCCTGCAGATCGGCCAGGACGGCCGCATCCGTCGAGTATCCCGTTTTCGTCTTGCGGGTCTTGGGCAGCTGGAGCTGCTCGAAGAGGACCTCCTGCAGCTGCTTCGGAGAGCCGAGGTTCACCTCGCGGTCGATCGCCGCGTAGGCGCGCTGCGCCAAGCCGTCAGCACGCTCGGCGAGTTCGGCCGAGAATCCGGAGAGCACGTCGTGCGACACCGCCACGCCCGCGAGTTCCATGTCGGCGAGGGCGAGCAGCGTCGGCAGCTCGATGTCTCTGAGCACCGAGGACGGGCCCTCGCCCAGGGCTGCGCGCAGAGGTTCGGCCACCCGGATCGTGTACCAGGCGAGCTGACCGGGGGTCGCTCCCTCGGTTTCGGGGACGAGCTGCGATGGATCGGCCTCGGGGAGCTTCTCTCCGAGATAGCGGTCGACGAGGTCGCCGAGCGACTTGTCGGGAAGGCTCGGACGGATCAGCCAGCCGGCGAGGAGCGTGTCGAACGCCACGCCGGCGACCGTGAGTCCCGCGCGCCGCAGCGCCTTCACCTGGCCCTTGGCGTCGGTGAACGTCTTGGGCCGGTCGGAGGCGAGCCATGGAGCGAGGGCCTCTGCGACGCCGTCGCTCCAGCCCGCCTCGATCACTCCGGAGGCGCGGGCGAGCCCGATGCGCACGGGCACCGTGACACCCAGCACGACGGTCACTCCGATCTCCGCGTCCCCGGCCTCGTCGAGCCAGGCGCTGAGCATGGCGGGGTCGGTCGCCTCCACGGGGGCCGGGGCGGCGACGACGGGTGCCTCGTCGTCGGCGGCGCCTGCCGCATCCGCTCCGGTGGCCTCGAACACGCGCGGCAGGAGCGTGCGGAACTCGAGCCGCGCGAAGATGTCACGCACACCCTGCGCGTCGATCGGACGCACGGCGAGGTCTTCCGGCGTCACGGGCAGCTCCACGTCTGTGAGCAGACGGTTCAGAGCGCGGTTTCGCCGGACGTCGTCGATGTGCTCGCGCAGGTTGTTGCCCACGACGCCGGTGACCTTGTCGGCGTTGGCCAGCAGCTCGTCGAGAGACCCCCACTGCGTGAGCCACTTCACGGCCGTCTTCTCGCCGACCTTCGGCACGCCCGGCAGGTTGTCGCTCGTCTCCCCCACCAGCGCCGCGATCTCGGGGTACTGCGCGGGCGCCACCCCGTAGCGCTCCCGTACCGTCTCGGGCGTGTAACGCTTCAGCTGGGAGACGCCCTGCACGCTGGGGTAGAGCAGCGTCACCTCGTCGGTCACGAGCTGGATCGTGTCACGGTCGCCGGAGCAGACGAGGACGTCGTAGCCGGCAGCGACCCCTTCCGTGGCCAGGGTCGCGAGGATGTCATCGGCCTCGATGTCCTCTTTCGTCAACACCGTCACGTTCATGGCGCGCAGGCACTCCTGCAGCAGCGGAATCTGCCCGGAGAACTCCGGCGGGGTCTCGCTGCGAGTCGCCTTGTACTCGGGGTACTCCCGCGTACGGAACGAGACGCGCGAGGTGTCGAAGGCGACCGCGAGGTGCGTGGGCTTCTCGGCCTTCAACAGGTTCACGAACATCGAAAGGAAGCCGTAGACCCCGTTGGTGTGCTGCCCGTCCTTCGTCGTGAAGTTGTCGACGGGAAGGGCGTAGAAGGCCCGGAAGGCGAGCGAATGGCCGTCGACGACCAGCAGAGTAGGCTTTTCGGAGTCCGTCACCCTGACAGCCTAGTAAGGCCTGCGGACACGACACCCCGGAGCCCAGGAGCAGCATGACCGCGCCCGAGTACACGATCGATCCGCTGGAATGGGTGACGCGCCGCGGCACGGGCGCTCTCGCCGACAAGATGGGGCTCGAGTGGCTCGAGTTCACCGCCGAGCGCGCGATCGCCCGGATGCCCGTCGAAGGCAACACCCAGCCGGTGGGCCTCTTCCACGGGGGGGCCTACGTCGTGCTCGGCGAATCGCTGGGGTCGATGCACGCGAACTATCTCGCGGGCCCGGGGCGCCTCGCCGTCGGTGTCGACATCAATGCGACGCACACGCGCTCCGCCACATCCGGATACGTCACGGGAGTATGCACTCCCCTCCACATCGGACGCACCCTTATGGTGCACGAGATCGTCCTCTCGGACGACGCGGGACGCCGCTGCTCGACCGTGCGCATCACCAACCTCGTGAAGGACACCGCAGGCATCGCCTGATCGAGCGGATCAGGCGGGGCGCGTCACTTCTTGGGGGCGAGCTGCTCGATGATCGCCTTCGCGACGTCCTGCATCGTCAGGCGGCGGTCCATCGACGCCTTCTGGATCCAGCGGAACGCCTCGGGCTCGCTCAGGCCCATCTTCTCGTTCAGCAGGCCCTTGGCCCGGTCGACGAGCTTGCGGGTCTCGAAGCGCTCGACCATGTCGGCGACCTCTGCCTCGAGCGTGATGATCTGCTCGTAGCGGGCCAGTGCGATCTCGATCGCGGGCAGCAGATCGTTCGGCGTGAACGGCTTCACCACGTAGGCGAGCGCTCCGGCCTCGCTCGCGCGCTCCACGAGCTCCTTCTGGCTGAAGGCCGTGAGGAGGACGACCGGCGCGATGTGGTTCTTGTTCAGCTTCTCCGCCGCGCTGATGCCGTCGAGCTGCGGCATCTTGACGTCCATGATCACGAGGTCGGGACGCAGATCGGTGGCGAGCTGCACGGCGGTCTCACCGTCTCCGGCCTCACCGACGACGTCGAAGCCGTTGTCGCGGAGGATCTCGACGATGTCGAGGCGGATCAGCGACTCGTCCTCTGCCACCACCACGCGGCGGGGTGCGGTCGGGTTGGTCGCGGCGGTTTCCTGCTCAGTCACCTTTGAATCCTACGGCACGCGACCACTCCGCATCCGGATGCGACACCGCCCTCCCCCAGGATGGTGCGGTCCCCGGGCGTCGAGGCGATCTTCCGCCCCCGAGGAAATCGCTCGAGCAGACCGGGCAGCCCGGCGGCGGGAAGCGACCGACCGGTGCGATAAAGTCGAAGCCGGC is drawn from Microbacterium binotii and contains these coding sequences:
- the polA gene encoding DNA polymerase I: MTDSEKPTLLVVDGHSLAFRAFYALPVDNFTTKDGQHTNGVYGFLSMFVNLLKAEKPTHLAVAFDTSRVSFRTREYPEYKATRSETPPEFSGQIPLLQECLRAMNVTVLTKEDIEADDILATLATEGVAAGYDVLVCSGDRDTIQLVTDEVTLLYPSVQGVSQLKRYTPETVRERYGVAPAQYPEIAALVGETSDNLPGVPKVGEKTAVKWLTQWGSLDELLANADKVTGVVGNNLREHIDDVRRNRALNRLLTDVELPVTPEDLAVRPIDAQGVRDIFARLEFRTLLPRVFEATGADAAGAADDEAPVVAAPAPVEATDPAMLSAWLDEAGDAEIGVTVVLGVTVPVRIGLARASGVIEAGWSDGVAEALAPWLASDRPKTFTDAKGQVKALRRAGLTVAGVAFDTLLAGWLIRPSLPDKSLGDLVDRYLGEKLPEADPSQLVPETEGATPGQLAWYTIRVAEPLRAALGEGPSSVLRDIELPTLLALADMELAGVAVSHDVLSGFSAELAERADGLAQRAYAAIDREVNLGSPKQLQEVLFEQLQLPKTRKTKTGYSTDAAVLADLQESHPHPFLDLLLQHREATKLRQIIETLDAAIASDGRIHTTYLQTGSQTGRLSSTDPNLQNIPIRTEESRRIRSAFQVGAGYETLLTADYSQIEMRIMAHLSEDPGLIEAFNTGEDLHRFVGARVFGVTPEEVTSQMRTKVKAMSYGLVYGLSAFGLSKQLRIEQSEAKQLMGEYFARFGAVRDYLRASVEKAREDGYTETIFKRRRPFPDLASPNRVLRENAERAALNAPIQGSAADIMKIALFRIHTEFQERRLASRVLLQIHDELVVEVAAGEWDQVEEIVRARMGDAAQLTVPLDVQIGRGADWNAAGH
- a CDS encoding hotdog fold thioesterase, with the translated sequence MTAPEYTIDPLEWVTRRGTGALADKMGLEWLEFTAERAIARMPVEGNTQPVGLFHGGAYVVLGESLGSMHANYLAGPGRLAVGVDINATHTRSATSGYVTGVCTPLHIGRTLMVHEIVLSDDAGRRCSTVRITNLVKDTAGIA
- a CDS encoding ANTAR domain-containing response regulator, with translation MTEQETAATNPTAPRRVVVAEDESLIRLDIVEILRDNGFDVVGEAGDGETAVQLATDLRPDLVIMDVKMPQLDGISAAEKLNKNHIAPVVLLTAFSQKELVERASEAGALAYVVKPFTPNDLLPAIEIALARYEQIITLEAEVADMVERFETRKLVDRAKGLLNEKMGLSEPEAFRWIQKASMDRRLTMQDVAKAIIEQLAPKK